DNA from Streptomyces luteogriseus:
CCCTGAGAGGTCTCGCACCGAGCACGTGGCGTGGTTGGCGTGCGCCTCGATCTTCGGTAAGTTAGGTGAGGCTTACCTAAGGAGGTCTGGGATGGGTGACGACAGCCACAGCTGGACGGCGGCTCCCGCCGCGGCGGAGCGGGCGCGTTCGGTGCTCGCCGCCGCGTGGTCCTGCTCCGTGACCGCGGAGGGCACGCGGGAGGAGCTGGTCGGCGCGCACACCGTGGGCGAGGACGGCCGGGTGCTCGTGGAGGTGCCGGAGGACAGCGCCCTGCTCGCGGCCGCGATCTGCGCGCCCCGCGGCGAGCCGTCCGCCGTGCTGGAGTTCGCCGACGTCGCGCCCGTCCCGGTCCGCGACCGGATCCGCTCGCGGCTGTGGCTGGCGGGCTGGTTCGCCGTCGAGGGGGAGCGGCTCGCCTTCACCCCCACCCGTGTGGTGCTGCGGCAGCCGTCCGGCTCCGTGGTCGTGGACCGCGACGAGTTCGCTGCCGCCGGGCCGGATCCGCTCACCATGGCCGAGGCCCGGCTGCTGACGCATCTCGCCGACTGCCACGCCGACGCCGTCGAACGACTCACCCGGCTCGTCGACTCCGACAGCCTGCACGGCGCGGTCCGCGTCCAGCCGCTCGCCGTCGACCGGCACGGACTGACGCTGCGCATCGAACGCGCCCGCACCCACGGCGACGTACGCCTCGCCTTCCACGCGCCCGCCGACGACGTCGCGCAGCTCACCGAACGCATGCACATCCTGCTCGGCCAGGCCGCCGCCGCCTCGTGCCCGCGGGC
Protein-coding regions in this window:
- a CDS encoding DUF2470 domain-containing protein: MGDDSHSWTAAPAAAERARSVLAAAWSCSVTAEGTREELVGAHTVGEDGRVLVEVPEDSALLAAAICAPRGEPSAVLEFADVAPVPVRDRIRSRLWLAGWFAVEGERLAFTPTRVVLRQPSGSVVVDRDEFAAAGPDPLTMAEARLLTHLADCHADAVERLTRLVDSDSLHGAVRVQPLAVDRHGLTLRIERARTHGDVRLAFHAPADDVAQLTERMHILLGQAAAASCPRALQRQRTDGDG